The sequence TTTTGGGTTGttcggttcccgtggatacatcaaacccgcatgactttgtttctcccaAGCCTAGCAAATTGGATACGCCAAACTCACCAAACTAGAGAAAATGCCTAGTTGATTGTTAAGGGTGTGCTTGTCCTTATAAAGAGGAATATCACACATCTTTTTAtcgatgttagacttctattacTCTCCGTACTTGTGAATTGGGTTATGTCAGTCCCAACAAGTTGAGTAGAGATCATGTACAACTGGACCGAATTGCTCTGATACTAAGTCAGAAATCCACACTCCATCTTAGGCAAATCACTCTTAATTCCATAACCGGCAACGTCCATGTCAATGTAGCCTAGTCGGGCAAATTTTCCCGCAATGCCCCCTCATTCTAAATTATGGCTATGCCCCCTGATGGAAGGTCTATATCAGTATGGTGGAGTCGGAACCAAGGTTCAATAACGGCCATCACAATGTGGTTATGGAGTACAATTGGACTAGCCCATTCATTAAGTGGCTGATTTATTAGACGACAAGACCAAAAGAACAAGCAATCCACATAAAACTAATTCCAGCCCATTAATATGATAATCCACATTGTGTGTGCATACTTGACAGCCGACAGGGAATTTAGGTCGCCAGCATATTGGGAATGTTTTATCCAACGTTTGTTGGATGAGTTCTAGAGTTGAAATGTCTTTCAGCTGCAAATAATATTGGGGGATTATAGAATCAGTAGAATAAGCAAAAAGCACTTTAATAGAAATGGCTTGAAGTAATAGAAGACGACGAGAAAAATCTAAAAAGACATGatttgaagtaataagaaacgATATGAATTTAGTATAAGTGGATGAATGTATGCtctatgatagaaatgaatggagaaaacgatTAAACGTGGTGGATTCCTATTGATGTTCTCATGGACTCATGTAGTCAGCCGACCCTAAACTTTTGGGGTAaatgttttgatgatgatgatagtgataAAGATCCTTGTAGACAAAAATAATAAGACAAAATCAAGATtaataaaaggggaaaaaaagttgGAATATTTAACTTTTTGGCTATATACTTAAACCAGAGTTTCTCTTATACGGACGCTCATAAGAGACAAAATTTACGGACCTCTCATGGAGATATAAAAAAACTTACCTTCTTGGCATACTTGAACAAGAGTTCCACTTACATGGACGCTTGTACGGGACAAAATTTACGGACCTTTCATGgagctattaaaaaaaaaaacctttttggCTATACTTTAACTAGAGTTTCTCTTATGAGAATGCTCATAAGAGACGAAATTTACAGATCTCTCGTCTCATCTGTTAGATATGACCAACGGTTGAGAGTACACAATTATTAAGTATCATAAACCCACCCGGGTCTAGCGAATGGTTGAGATGATAGGTCGGTAAATTTTGTCTTTTACGAGTGCTCGTATAAGAGGAACTCTGATACTTAaaacataatattaataaaacatGTTTTATAAAGCAACGTTGCCTCCAAGAAATATTTACCCAAAACAAGTTGCCTGCAAGAAATCCATGGAAACAATACGGAAAACCCTAGATTgtccaaaataaataatatcgTGACTTGCAGGGCTTCATTCTATAAAGGGCTCGATCAATGAAATCATTTCATGGTGGGAAGAGAAATGGGTAGAAAATCTTCAGTTGGtagtgttcttatttgttttcttgctaTCACAATCGTGTTCTTACCACTGTTTGCAAATGCGAGAAGAGAGGGGGAATTTGAATACTACAAAATCGTCTTCAGATGGGTTGAGTCATTTAGTAGAGCTAACTTGCATACTTGTCACTTGCCAGTTCTAGATCATTTCGTTATCCAGAGTGTTTGGCCTATGTATTGGGTCAATTTTGTAATCCCTCGTTTCAACAAAACTGGATGCACTGCCATCCCACCAGCACACGAAGACCAAGTTCATGGGAGTATATCATTACTTTTATGTGGGATTAGGGGTAAATTGTAAAGTAGGTCGGGCCTACAATCTGGCCCAGAGGTTTCATCGAGACGGCCCAGCTCGTAACTGGCGGAAACCCTAGCCTCTGAAGAGATACTGGGCTAGGCCTAATACGTCACGTTAACCTTGGTCAACGGGTGCTGATGGCCAGGCCCCAAATGGGTCGAACCTTTCCGGCCcatttgacatctttttgtagGATGGGGTTATGATTCTTTTAGTTAGAATTGACTATAATTCTCTGAATACCATGTTAAGTCATGGTTTAAAAtgtgttgtttgtatttttgttggttCAAACAGGAAACTCTGTTACGTCCGATATTACTGAGTATGAGTACACATTGGCCCAATATTTATAAGTTCAACAAGAATCTAATTAAAAAGACGCTATGGAATGAAAAGACTTGGAAATATGAATGGAAGGAACATAGAAAGTGTCAATATCCCGTAACTTAATGAGTACGTAGGATCCCGCGTAAAAGAttgaagctatatatatatatatatttgattgcataatattttcagaaaaaagtaatttttgtaaaaaaaaaaaattgtccaatATATACTGTTATTGAGTATGTAAAATTTGTCAGCCGTAATAACTCCTGATGATGGGTATGGATATAAAGCATCTGCCATTGTTACTGCCATTAAACAACATTTGGGGGTCGACATTCAAATCTTTTGCAATGAAGACAGCGATGGATTAAAACAACTCTATCAAGTTGCCGTATGCTTCAACAAGACAGGACATAAAATAGACTGCCACTCACCTCATTACAACTATTGCACAGAGAATCAACTTATAGGATATCCTGTTGCAACTCTACTCTAGCGTAGTATCTGCGAGTTCTCAATACCACGAGtaactcagatgacactcacGTGTGTGGTATTTGATAGAGGtatcgagttcgagcctccccatCCCCTTTTCCccgtattcaaaaaaaaaaaagaaggacgAGTTCTTAATAAGTTAGTTTTCCCCTTCCCTTTTTAGTTTGTGTACTGGAAAACGAATAAGATCTTGCATTGCGTTTACTATTACTGTGTGTATTTCAATTTCACTTTGTTGTACTACCTTAATAATTATATGAATGATAGAATGAGTAAAAATGATATTTATGTTTAATTATTATGAGTAATTGTTGGAAAATCCTGCCCAAACAATACAAAACAATATTGTTCGATTTGAGCTTAAGGGTTCGTACgaatttgttatttttgggTCATCGCCATTGGTCTTTAGGCTTAGAAAATGCTTTGGTTCTGTGAGAAggatttgaccctttgcttatGCCAGTCGGTTGGGCTATGACAATCCGATGTGAGATAAAGTCTTAACACTCCCTAAAATTGTGGCTTACGATATGTCAGACTTAACAAATGAGCAAATAGAAAGCATGTCTAAATAGACCAAGTGTTAACTTCGCTAGGCAGATATCATGTTAGAAAATCCAGCCCAAATATTACAAaccaatattgtccgttttgagtcAAAAGCTACATTGCTTTATTCTTCTCGAACCGTCAAAACGCATTGATTGTGTCAGAGAAAATTTACATTTGTTTATGTCCATTGGTTACATTATAATGTCAATCCGACATGGGATTTATGCATTATATAACTAATCAGAGACATAAATTTGTACTAGTCAAAATAACATTCTTATtctatgttatatatataaaatatttaacgTATGAAACAACATAAATGTTCTTCAGGCATGGATAAATCATTGCAACATATAGAGCCAGCAACCAGTCAATTATTGCTACTGTATACAAAAGATTTATATATGCTTCAACACTTCCCTATCATATACTTCATACACATGGGGGATAGTAGTCAAGTCAGTCTGCGTGATATCTAAAATGGTCTATCCCTCCACGGACGGCAGGCTCTCGTATCTTCTGGGCGTGGCACAGTCTGATGGTGCCCATCCGATTTTCTGGTTCTCGTTGTCGTATACAACCAATTTTCCACGCAATGATATGTCTACATACCACagggaaaacaaaaatgaaatgaaaggcTGTAGTAAAAGTGCAAGTAGTTGTGTTTCACTCCTCGGAAAAGGATCGTTACGGCTCTAATTGTCAGAAACAAGCGAGTACAGAGGCAGACGTATGTGGAATTCATTTGTATAACGAGATGATAATTCTATCTCATacgaaaaagaaaaggatatcATAACCGATAATAGATTGAGTTGGCGGGGTGTCTTTTTCTGTTTGTATTATATTTGGAGAAAAACATACCTCCGAGTATAAATGTTGCTCCGTCGTGTACTTCGCTACCATCAAGGATACCTAAGCACACATTGCCTCTATTCTGCAAAACAGGTGGTTGAACTAATTATATCATGTCTTCCAATATCATATAATGCAGTTATTTGCAAGAATAAAACCCAAATCCTTACACTAATTATCAAGTAGCCCTCTGGACGGATCTGAAACTTTTTGGAGATTATCCACCATTTGCTCCCAATTTGCAAGGATAAAGTTTTGAAGAACGGACTAATGTCCTTAACTGCTCTGCAGATGCATATATGTACAATTATTTGATTATTATGATCACGGAGATTGAGGATGCGTTAACAAAAACTCGAATCCAAAGCGTTCGTCTGACAGCCAAAAAAGGACGAAAGGCAGAAGAGGTAGGCAACCAGGTGAATGGACAGATTGGAATAGTTGCAGCCTGCAGGGATACTATTGGAACATTCTAGTGGAAGTATCATAGAGGATGATGATTATGGTAGGTCCATATAAGAGTTATCAGTATCGTGAACGAACTGAGGTTCAATAACGGCCATCACAATGTGGTTATGGAGTACAGTCGGACTAACCCATTCATTACGTGACTGATTTCTTAGACAAGAGAAGGCCAAGAGAACAAGCAATCCACATAAAACTAATTGCAGCCCATCAATATTTCCACATTGTGTATGCATACCTGACAGGGAAGTTAGCTCGCCAGCATATCGGCAATGTTGCATCCGATGTATCTTGGATGAGTTCCAGAGTTGTAATGTCTTTCAGCTGCAACAATGGGAATATAGAATCAGGAGCAATGGGAATATAGAATCAGGAGAACGAGCAAAAAGCATTTTGTAAGAAATGATCAATATTTTCTGAATCAGTAGAATGAGCAAAAAGCACTTTGTAAGAAATGATCAATTATCTTCTCAGTGGCTGCAGATAGAAACACTTACCGAAGCAACTAATTCAGAATACGCTTGTTTTGTGAAGTAGGTATAAGAACTGCCACTATCAAACACTATTCGCCCTACTCTGCTGTCCTGCCCACCCAAACTGAGCAGGCTATTCCCATAATGCAATTTTACTATCTCAGAGTGATAAAGATCCCTGTACGAcaaagaaaaagggaagaaagttAAAGATGAAGCAGGAACAAAATGCACGACAAAAATACTGCAGAGGTTGAGcacaaagaaggaaaagatgatATTAGTCGAGGGTTTTACTTTTTCACAGAAAATATGACCCAAaagggtttttatttttcattgtggAATAACAAAGCCACGAGATATATAAAAGAATGATACAGTTACATTGGGATTTGCACGGATCAGGACAGAAGCATTGATACAGAAGTCTTTGGAGTACTATACTTACATGCTAGGGCTGTTAAGCATAGGGACCCAAGCCATACCCCACTGTGGTACAAAATCATCACCCAAAAACATATATCCACCACCAGCCGCATCAGTTGTAAGGCAATGACCTACCACGTTTTTAATGATCCCACGGCTAGCAAACTGAGAAGGTAGGCTAACTTTGGCCCTGCTAAGTCCGAGGATTCCATCCGTTTTTGAGAGAGTGTTCAACAGTTGGCCTTGCTGATCATAAGCACATCTGGGAAAAAGACAGCAAAATATGAACATTCTGATTAATTTGCATATTCAATTCCAGAATATATACGTGGGGAGAGGCACGGGTGAAATGGTTACCCAAAAACAGCATCTAATTTGGTCGATGATCCGTTTGCAATCTTAAGATGAACCTCATCTCTAGCAAGAACACCCATGGAGGAGCTATGATCTGCATATTCAATTTCATAGTCACACTGTTGGCAAGTTCCACAATATCTGCCATTTTCATTGAGTTGGAGACACAATGCATCCTTGTAAGGTACTATGTTTCTTTTTGTCGGCTTGTACAGAGCATTCGGTCCCTGCATAAAATGTCTCCATCAGAGTTATGATAATCCTCTCTGTCAAATAAGCTATGAAGTAAGGATTCATCACTTTTGAGGCAAAGCGGCTTTTATGAAGCATTGAAGTATGGGGACGGCTTAGTAACTAAGAATATTATAGTCCAAAATTGCGATGTGAAACGGACGGAAAAAAGGACAGAATTTGCATCAACATAGTTAACATGGACTAATgcaacaaaaacagaaaaaaggcGTGCTAATTCATGAAAGAACAACATATTTAAAAACATTAATACAACAGAAGCTAAATGATCAGTTGGCATTACTGGACATGCAATTGGGGAAAACAGGTGGCATCTTATGAACAATGATCACTACAGAAACAGAACTTGATCACTAACTTTCTGATTTAAATGCCCATAAGAATAGGCAGTACCTTGGCGCAGCTAGTGCAAGGTGCATCGCATTGGATCCATGTTAAGTCACTTCCAGTATCAATATCAAGAAAATAAGGTCTAGGGGGGCTACCAACATGCATGTAAGTGAAGTACAACCTGCatgatatataaaaaatattaggtCAGTGCAAAAAATTTAAGGCGACAGAGTTCTCAGTTAGTAGAGCAGTTCCTTGATTTTGTCGGTAATAAGTTAGATCATTTGGATAGTACAAAACCAAATAGCTTTTGATGGAACTGAATCCATGATGCAGTCGATTATGGATCACTAGTCCTTCATTCTATGTTAAATAATTACAAGAAGACAGAATGGaaaaaaaccactaaaagaAACGATAGTAGGAAAGGAATTCTGCTTTTCACCAaaaacgggaaaaaaaaaattccatgcAAGTGTTGCCTCCAGTGATTCACTTAATTCTGCTCTACCACCAACATCTCAGCAACACTAATTCTGTTTATGATGAGCTTAAGATTCGCTTAATCGCTTTAGTAGcatgattgaaaattgaaatcaacCTCATCACTTTTGTCTAACACAAATTGGCAATACAATCGAGAAAAAATACTGATTGCAGCAATTTTGGCATTTCTTTCACTGCTAAAATGCCTTGGAAAGCATATCAAAATAATCAACATCCCCCAATCCCGTGGAAACATACTTGACCCGATTCTATAAAGTATTACCTTTAGTTACTATTATAAGCACATCATTTAAAAACAAACTCAAAGTCATTTTCTTTTAGTTGAGTACAAACAATGGAATCCCTCAATAAACTTGTAAAATATAAATGTAACTTCAGCAGCCATATCAAATACAATATAAGCAAAACACTAAACTGGTTTTTCACAGTACTGGAAGACACCTCGAAGAAGAAGGAAACTGCTAAGGTAGAGAGGAAGAAtagttgaaacaaaaattgGATTAGAGTTGGCTAAACCACAACGAAGGTAAGATAAAGCCTTttactttaaaaataaaaaaataaaaatcagctAAACAAGAaggaaatataaaaaataaaacaaaggacAGTAATTGGACACAAACCATGGCGATTCACACATACCCATCTGGAAACACGTTGCCACTAATAGGAGAAATAGTGGATGaaccagcagcagcagctttAGAGGAAACCAATTTTTTGCCCTTGTGGGTTCCAATTTGTTCATTGACTGATGCCACCAAATTTTCCTTATCCACATCAATAAACCTGCCCAATTTCAGCTCCAAATCCTTCTGTAAATTCTCTCCAATACCCATCTTGTGGTACAAAGGAAAGATAAAAGACAAGGGTTTTTCATCATCTTCACTAGAATCCCTTAATTCTTGAGAGGCATTTTGAAACAAAGAGCTGTAGATCATGAGAGCCAAAAGAGAAATACCCAGAAACCCACCCATTAGCTTTTTAGGGGTTCCCAAAAAGAGTCTTCTGGGTGATAACTGGATTTGAGAGCTTGATGATAGTGGTGGATGAAAAGGTGTTTGATTTGGGGTATTGGGTTCTTGTTGATGATGGGTTTGTTGAGTTTGTGGGAAACCAGAACCAGAATCATcattgtatgtatgtatagtgaCGGTTTTACCAAAAGAAGGATCATCTGATGGTGGCAGAGTGATTACAACATAAACTTGTTGTCGTGACTGATCAGACTCCATCACTAATATAGAATCTATAAACttctcttctatatatatatatatatatatggaaatgaTTGCACCAAAAGGAAAAGATCAAAAGAAAACCCCTTTGTCTCTTTAGAGAAGAGTACCTTGTTCCTTTGTACTACATGGGGATCTCTCAATGACTCGGTCACTCCTGTTAGAAGTCAACTGAAGAGCCGGAAATTGAAGGAGAATTGTTGAAGACGAAGGGTCCAGGAAGTTACATGGAAATGATAAGTGGAGTCAAGACTTTGCAGAGACTGGCGTTCATGAACAGAAGTCTAttcagcatttttttttttttaattttttttaattttttaaatttcttttgacattttttttctattaatgatataaattattataaactATAAGGACATCTCCAAAGTCCAACCATATGTTGAAAATTGGGGATGTAATTTAAATTTTGCATCCATGAATAATTGTGCTTTAgagattgaaattttttttaattgcaatAGGGAGTTGTATAATGGTaatgcaaataaatatttaagaCTAAAGCCCAAATTGAAGGCCCATTGAAATTCCTGTCCGATACTATTTATActtgttaaatatatatatgaattgtctaaaaaaataatatcaaaaattagttatttaataatttcaatttttcccacttaaatgaattgaaatattttaaactTTTAATTTCAACATGTCCATTTAGTATCCGTCTAAAAAATATTCTCCTTGCTTTTACTTTTGAATTTTAAACCCAAAAATTTGAGAGCTAAAAATTGGCTATATATAGTTTATGTTTGTTCAATAATTCAACATTGAAGCCAACAAAAATAATCATCCTCacatcaaattttcattttctatgttGTCAAAATGAATCGTTATCCTGATATCTTAAGTGAACTTCTCAATATAGATGAGGATTTTGATGATGATCTTGATATTACGGTGATTCAATTATATAAACTAGCTAACACTCGATCAATTATAGAAGCAAACAATAGGTGTTCACACACAGTGAACATATGAAGAAAGAGCACAAACCCATTGCACAAAAATACACACATAAATAAATTCAAGTTTTAACAATATTCTACTATCGAAAATACCGTCACGTGAATTGAACAAAATAACATAATGTACATTAATCATTATAAATTTATCTCTATTTATCATTGATTGTTATAAATTCATGTAATatttattaatcaaaataaatatagatGATATTCAACTTAAACGAGAATAAAGACATTATACGTATTTATTACTCTTTGATAGATTGAGTCACTTGAGTATTAGAAAAGGGGCTCTTGATCCCACTCTCCACTCAAGTTGATAGCAATCCCATCACTCCATCAAACGTCAAAGCGTGCGTGGAAACATTCTTCATTGAATTGTTTATAGTTTTCATTCTTTAATTCATCTGTATGTGCAAAAATTACTGCACACCTCCTTCATTTTGAGTTTGAAAATTGTGGAATAATTTTATCATACGAGAAAAGAACAGTCAAATTAAGGAAACCATCTATAAAaactaaattttatttaaaactgAAAGAATCAGACCCTCTCTATCTAAGATATGCACCGCCATTGTTACAAGCTCTCCTAACTCCACATAATGGAAGTCAGGGTGTAAACGGTCGGTTATagtcgatttttttttcctttagttTTTTGACGTGAATTTAACTTACCCATCAGTCGATTATCAACGGTTATTTCGATCGGTCAATCGGTCGATTCTAagtaaatttattgaaaataaccgaccaatcgATCAGTTTGACGCTCAGTTCGGTTTTTACGTTTTTTTAACACCCCTAAATGAAAAGCTAGACATCAAAATTCATGGAACGCATACATGTCGCACAAAACATGTGTATACAACTAGTTTATTTATGTGCGCTTGACAATTATAGTTTGCAGATTATTGCG is a genomic window of Tripterygium wilfordii isolate XIE 37 chromosome 16, ASM1340144v1, whole genome shotgun sequence containing:
- the LOC119981413 gene encoding aspartyl protease APCB1, with product MESDQSRQQVYVVITLPPSDDPSFGKTVTIHTYNDDSGSGFPQTQQTHHQQEPNTPNQTPFHPPLSSSSQIQLSPRRLFLGTPKKLMGGFLGISLLALMIYSSLFQNASQELRDSSEDDEKPLSFIFPLYHKMGIGENLQKDLELKLGRFIDVDKENLVASVNEQIGTHKGKKLVSSKAAAAGSSTISPISGNVFPDGLYFTYMHVGSPPRPYFLDIDTGSDLTWIQCDAPCTSCAKGPNALYKPTKRNIVPYKDALCLQLNENGRYCGTCQQCDYEIEYADHSSSMGVLARDEVHLKIANGSSTKLDAVFGCAYDQQGQLLNTLSKTDGILGLSRAKVSLPSQFASRGIIKNVVGHCLTTDAAGGGYMFLGDDFVPQWGMAWVPMLNSPSMDLYHSEIVKLHYGNSLLSLGGQDSRVGRIVFDSGSSYTYFTKQAYSELVASLKDITTLELIQDTSDATLPICWRANFPVRAVKDISPFFKTLSLQIGSKWWIISKKFQIRPEGYLIISNRGNVCLGILDGSEVHDGATFILGDISLRGKLVVYDNENQKIGWAPSDCATPRRYESLPSVEG